The following nucleotide sequence is from Candidatus Poribacteria bacterium.
CTGCCGCGATAAGATTTGGAAGTATCCGAGTCCGAAAGCAATTAAGACGGGACCTGGCGGCTCTCAGCCGTTTGCTGGCACCCCTGATGAGATTTCGGATCTCGTCCAGCGGATCCGCGAGGCACGGGAGAAAGTCGGTTCCGATGGTGCCGTGATGTTCGATGCACATAGCTGCCTACCGCCACCGATTGTCAAACAATTCGCGAGTTACCTGCAGCCAGACGACCTACTCTTTTTAGAGGAGGCATGGGTGCCGGGCAATATTGAAGTGATGCGTAAGATCCGAGAATCCGTCCCTGTGCCACTTGCCACCGGAGAGCGCGACCGCACGATATGGGAGGTCCGCGAAATCCTTGAAGCACAAGTGATTGACATCCTTCAACCCGATGTTGGACACGGCGGCGGTATTACGCAAGTTAAGAAAGTTGCAGCACTCGCCGAAGCACACCACGTCCCGATCGCGCCGCACTGCACGATGTCCTACCTCGGTCTCACCGCGAGTTTCCACTTATCCGCGGCTGTGCCGTTTTTCCTCATTCATGAAGGCTATGAGAACGTCCTTCCAGACGGCGTTGCCCACAAAACATGGGAGATGGATGAAGAAGGTTACGTTTCACTGCCAGAAGGACCCGGTTTAGGCGTTACCGTGGATGAAGCAAAGGTTATTGAAGTCGGACGGGAAGCGGGCAGACGTTTCACCTGGCCCGATAGTAGACTACCAGATGGCTCCATCGCCGATTATTAGAGGCAAACGTTCCTCCTTCGCTGGCAAGGTTTTATGAAAATTTAATTCGGCATATCCACACAAGAACGCAGCGAAACCCAACTTCATACCGTTAGGGGTGCGGATACCTCACAACGAAAGCGTTGGGTTCACTCGGTATCTGATCAATGCCTGGTCGGGATGCCATGTTTATAGAAATGCGTTCAAAGAGCCATCAGGTTTCCTTGTAACGGTTTTTGCTGGGGTGTTTCTTCAGCATGTTTATCGCTGCTAAAGAGCTATAAAAGCCCTAAATTGATACCTATGGTTGGATGGTGCTATACCACTGTCCCATCTAAAAAAGTTTGACACCTACACGTAAATACGATATAATTATACTATACTGAAAATAAGGAAAACGGCTTTGTCATTTTTACATTACCCAAAATGTTACACTTTCCGCAAAATTATTTTTTTTCCCGCGCGGAAAAATCAGAAGAAAAAGACCTGTGAACCCTCGTATCCACTGGGTTTCCTGCCAATGGCTTCTGTCCACAAAATATTACACTATCGTAACATTTTTAACGGAATTGTATAAAAATATTCTCATAGTAAAACAGGACACAACATAAAGAAAGGATCCACGAATGGCACTAAAGAAATCACAACTCTATGCCTCGCTCTGGCAAAGTTGCGACGAACTCCGCGGCGGCATGGATGCCTCCCAATACAAAGACTACATCCTGACGCTCCTCTTCATGAAATACATCTCCGACAAAGCCGACAGCCCTGCGGGTTCACTCATCGAAGTCCCCGAAGGCGGAGGGTTCACCGATATGGTGAAGCTCAAGGGCGATATTGAGATAGGGGATAAGGTGAACAAGATTATCGGCAAACTCGCCGATGAAAACGAGCCCCTTAAAGGTGTCATCGACCTCGCCGATTTCAACGACGAGAGCAAACTCGGCAGGGGCAGAGAGATGATCGATCGGATCTCCAGACTCATCGGCATCTTTGAAGGGCTGGATCTCCGAATGAACCGAGCAGAGGGCGATGACCTCTTAGGCGACGCTTACGAGTATCTCATGCGCCATTTCGCCACCGAATCCGGCAAAAGTAAAGGGCAATTTTATACACCAGCGGAAGTTTCCCGCGTTATGGCGAAGGTCATCGGCATCGGTCAAAATACCCAACGCACAGATACAATCTACGACCCAACGTGCGGCTCCGGTTCCTTATTACTCAGGGCAGCTGACGAATCACCAGACGGTATGAGCGTCTTTGGACAGGAAAAGGACAACGCCACCTACGCATTGGCACGGATGAACATGATCCTTCACGGCGATGAAACCGCCGAAATACGACATGGTAACACACTCTCCGCACCCGAATTTACCGACGAGAACGGTCTGAAGACCTTCGACTTTGCTGTTGCCAATCCTCCATTTTCTGATAAAGCGTGGACGACGGGGCTAGATCCTGCACATGACGAATATGGACGTTTCGGATACGGGGTCCCGCCTGCGAAAAATGGGGATTATGCCTTCCTACTCCATTTCATCGCCTCTCTCAAAAGCAAGGGTAAAGGGGCAATTATCCTGCCACACGGGGTTCTCTTCCGTGGCAACAAAGAGGCTGACATCCGCCGGAACCTCATCCAACGCCGTTATATCAAGGGCATCATCGGCTTACCCGCCAATCTGTTCTACGGCACTGGGATCCCTGCCTGTATCCTTGTGATTGACAAAGAGAACGCCCATGTCCGCAGTGGTATCTTCATGATTGATGCCAGCAGAGGTTTCCTCAAGGACGGCAACAAAAACCGGCTTCGCGCCCAAGACATCCATAAAATCGTCTCGGTCTTCAATGCACAGACGGAATTACCGCGCTACTCACGCATGGTTCCATTCTCTGAAATTGCCGATACTGCCAACACCTATAACCTCAATATCCCACGTTATATCGATGCCTCTGAACCCGAAGACCTCCACGACCTCGGCGCACATCTCAACGGTGGTATCCCCAACACCGATATAGACGCACTCAACAACTACTGGACGGTCTTCCCCACACTCCGAAATGCCCTCTTCAAAGCCAACGGCAGACCTGGATACAGCGATCCGCTCATGGAGACCCAACACGTAAAAACGACCCTCCTCACGCATCCCGAATTCAAGGATTACCAACAGCAGGTCAATGCCATCTTTCAGGCGTGGCGTGAGACACACGAACCCCTTCTGCTAAATATTGAAGTTGACACGTCTCCCAGAGAAATCATTCAAACACTGTCGGAGAATCTGCTAAAGCGGTTTGACGACTTACCACTCCTTGATCCTTACGATGTCTATCAGAAACTGATGGATTTCTGGGATGGGACAATGCAGGACGATGTGTATCTCATCGTCGCAGACGGTTGGGTCGAAGCCGCAAACCCCCGCGAGGTCATTCAGAACAAACAGGTGAAGGAGACACCCGACCTCGTCATCAAAAAGAACAGATACAAGATGGACCTGATCCCGCCGTCCTTGATCGTTGCGCGTTACTTCGCTGAAGAACAAACCGCCATTGAGGCATTACAAACCAAACAGACGACCGCGGAGAGCGAACTGGCGGAATTCATCGAGGAACACACCGGCGAGGACGGATTGCTCACAGATGCGACTAACAACAGTGGCAACATCACCGCCAGCAGCGTG
It contains:
- a CDS encoding mandelate racemase/muconate lactonizing enzyme family protein — its product is MADYEDKGSEIRVTNLEAFPMGVKAYVKIETNMGVTGWGEINNMETTVTCALARSLSELIIGENPTRIEHHWQRLFRAHRNIRGGGLMVHTISAIDMALWDIAGKLWGVPVYRLLGGPCRDKIWKYPSPKAIKTGPGGSQPFAGTPDEISDLVQRIREAREKVGSDGAVMFDAHSCLPPPIVKQFASYLQPDDLLFLEEAWVPGNIEVMRKIRESVPVPLATGERDRTIWEVREILEAQVIDILQPDVGHGGGITQVKKVAALAEAHHVPIAPHCTMSYLGLTASFHLSAAVPFFLIHEGYENVLPDGVAHKTWEMDEEGYVSLPEGPGLGVTVDEAKVIEVGREAGRRFTWPDSRLPDGSIADY
- a CDS encoding SAM-dependent DNA methyltransferase — encoded protein: MALKKSQLYASLWQSCDELRGGMDASQYKDYILTLLFMKYISDKADSPAGSLIEVPEGGGFTDMVKLKGDIEIGDKVNKIIGKLADENEPLKGVIDLADFNDESKLGRGREMIDRISRLIGIFEGLDLRMNRAEGDDLLGDAYEYLMRHFATESGKSKGQFYTPAEVSRVMAKVIGIGQNTQRTDTIYDPTCGSGSLLLRAADESPDGMSVFGQEKDNATYALARMNMILHGDETAEIRHGNTLSAPEFTDENGLKTFDFAVANPPFSDKAWTTGLDPAHDEYGRFGYGVPPAKNGDYAFLLHFIASLKSKGKGAIILPHGVLFRGNKEADIRRNLIQRRYIKGIIGLPANLFYGTGIPACILVIDKENAHVRSGIFMIDASRGFLKDGNKNRLRAQDIHKIVSVFNAQTELPRYSRMVPFSEIADTANTYNLNIPRYIDASEPEDLHDLGAHLNGGIPNTDIDALNNYWTVFPTLRNALFKANGRPGYSDPLMETQHVKTTLLTHPEFKDYQQQVNAIFQAWRETHEPLLLNIEVDTSPREIIQTLSENLLKRFDDLPLLDPYDVYQKLMDFWDGTMQDDVYLIVADGWVEAANPREVIQNKQVKETPDLVIKKNRYKMDLIPPSLIVARYFAEEQTAIEALQTKQTTAESELAEFIEEHTGEDGLLTDATNNSGNITASSVKARLKALTPDMLTRHETQDSDDEQDALERCLSLLDAKSKADKVVKDAQLALGTQVLARYATLTEDDIKVLVVADKWFASIHAAINGEVQRLTQALTGRVQELEERYESPLLALAEEVEEYSVRVEEHLRNMGVD